From Triticum urartu cultivar G1812 chromosome 2, Tu2.1, whole genome shotgun sequence, a single genomic window includes:
- the LOC125534784 gene encoding DEAD-box ATP-dependent RNA helicase 15-like, translating into MLVALLLGLNMYRSAITAALTLIFLDIKDARLCLEKVIIYLSVCPLTQYKNFKEGHKRILVATHLVGRGIDIERVNIVINYDMLDSADTYLHRVGRAERFGTKGLAITFVASASDSDVLNRAQERFEVDIKELPEQIDTSTYSK; encoded by the exons ATGCTCGTGGCGCTGCTGCTCGGCCTCAACATGTACCGGAGTGCCATTACCGCTGCCCTCACGCTCATCTTCCTTGACATCAAGGACGCTCGCCTCTGCCTCGAGAAGGTAATTATCTATCTATCCGTCTGCCC GCTGACCCAGTATAAGAACTTCAAGGAAGGGCACAAGAGGATCCTTGTGGCTACGCATTTGGTTGGCAGAGGGATTGATATTGAGCGTGTAAATATTGTCATAAACTATGACATGCTTGATTCTGCTGATACATACTTGCACAGG GTTGGAAGGGCTGAGCGTTTTGGAACCAAAGGGCTTGCAATAACATTTGTTGCTTCTGCCTCTGACTCTGACGTCCTCAATCGG GCGCAAGAAAGGTTTGAGGTTGACATTAAGGAGCTGCCTGAGCAGATCGACACTTCAACATACAGTAAGTAG